The Spirosoma foliorum genome has a window encoding:
- a CDS encoding arylsulfatase, with product MNRLILLIISTLVALYSQAQTRPANRPNIVFILADDLGYGDIGINGQNLIKTPNIDRLAAEGMQFPQFYAGTSVCAPSRASLMTGLHTGHTYIRGNKEIKPEGQQPIADSVTTVAELLQRAGYATAAFGKWGLGPVGSEGDPNKQGFDQFYGYNCQGLAHRYYPDHLWNNSQKVVLTANENLRQMKEYAPDLIQKQALAFLDNRKTSQPFFLFLPYILPHAELVVPNDSIFQHYKGKFAEKPYVGADYGPDAKTGGYASQAYPHATFAAMVARLDLYVGQVMAKLKAKGLDKNTLVIFTSDNGPHVEGGADPTFFNSSGGFRGVKRDLYEGGIREPFIARWPGVVKAGSRSDFVGAFWDVLPTFTELAGAQTPGRVDGLSFVPALTSKGPQKKHAYLYWEFHENGGRQAIRRGDWKAVRLQVSNNPTGPVELYDLSKDPAESHDVAAKNPEKAEQLGRLMNESHVESSLFPLIRLRE from the coding sequence ATGAACAGACTTATTTTGCTTATCATCAGCACACTTGTTGCCCTATATAGCCAGGCACAAACACGTCCTGCCAATCGACCTAATATTGTCTTTATTCTGGCCGATGACCTCGGTTATGGGGACATAGGTATCAACGGGCAAAACCTGATTAAAACTCCAAACATTGACCGGTTGGCTGCCGAAGGCATGCAGTTTCCGCAATTTTATGCAGGTACATCGGTATGCGCGCCGTCGCGGGCTTCTTTGATGACGGGGTTGCATACGGGTCATACGTACATTCGGGGTAATAAAGAGATCAAACCCGAAGGCCAACAACCCATTGCCGATTCGGTTACGACAGTTGCCGAACTTCTGCAACGGGCGGGTTACGCAACGGCAGCCTTCGGGAAGTGGGGACTGGGACCCGTCGGCTCAGAAGGCGACCCGAATAAGCAGGGCTTCGATCAGTTCTATGGCTACAATTGTCAGGGACTGGCGCACCGATATTACCCCGATCATCTCTGGAACAACAGCCAGAAAGTTGTGCTGACGGCGAATGAGAATTTACGTCAGATGAAGGAATACGCGCCAGACCTGATTCAGAAACAGGCACTGGCCTTTCTGGACAATCGGAAGACCAGTCAACCTTTTTTCCTATTCCTGCCCTATATTTTACCTCATGCAGAATTGGTTGTTCCCAATGACAGCATCTTTCAACATTATAAGGGAAAGTTTGCCGAAAAGCCTTATGTAGGAGCCGACTATGGTCCTGATGCGAAAACCGGTGGGTATGCCTCCCAAGCGTATCCACACGCTACGTTTGCCGCCATGGTTGCCCGTCTCGACCTCTACGTTGGTCAGGTGATGGCTAAACTGAAAGCGAAAGGATTGGATAAAAATACCCTTGTGATTTTTACCAGCGACAACGGTCCACACGTTGAAGGCGGAGCTGATCCAACATTCTTTAACAGCAGTGGTGGTTTCCGGGGCGTCAAGCGCGATTTGTACGAAGGAGGTATTCGGGAACCTTTCATTGCTCGCTGGCCTGGCGTTGTTAAAGCCGGTAGTCGGAGCGATTTCGTCGGGGCTTTTTGGGACGTACTCCCCACGTTTACCGAATTGGCTGGCGCGCAAACACCGGGTCGCGTGGATGGGCTTTCGTTTGTACCAGCGCTGACAAGTAAAGGGCCTCAGAAAAAACATGCTTATCTGTATTGGGAGTTTCACGAAAATGGGGGCCGACAAGCCATCCGCCGGGGCGACTGGAAAGCCGTTCGATTACAGGTTTCCAACAACCCAACAGGCCCGGTTGAGTTATACGACCTCTCGAAAGACCCCGCCGAAAGTCACGACGTGGCAGCCAAGAATCCCGAAAAGGCAGAACAGCTCGGTCGGCTTATGAACGAATCGCATGTTGAATCATCGCTGTTTCCGCTTATCCGATTGCGAGAATAA
- a CDS encoding M20/M25/M40 family metallo-hydrolase has protein sequence MKKQFLFLLILLTSPLFAQEPSARRIIKHINTLASDKMQGRGTGSPENAKTARYIEKHFKKYGLKPLGTDGYYQSFTAKVRRVVVPDSLRKAANVIGFLDNEAPYTIVVGAHYDHLGLGRQGSSLDSLPQGKIHNGADDNASGVAGLLELAQYFAKNGVKESYNILFMAFGAEELGLQGSRYFLNNPTLPLDKLNFMVCMDMIGRYNPERGIGIGGYGTSDTWPIVFKGAESSIKFFTDRAGNGGSDNAAFYAKQIPVLFFHTGGHPDYHRPSDDPEKIDANAEEAILKLEIKLLEKAMQQPKMTFTAVK, from the coding sequence ATGAAAAAACAATTTCTCTTTCTTCTCATCTTACTGACAAGTCCATTATTTGCTCAGGAACCTTCAGCAAGGCGTATTATAAAACACATCAATACACTCGCTTCCGACAAGATGCAGGGACGCGGAACGGGTAGTCCAGAAAATGCCAAAACCGCTCGCTACATTGAAAAACACTTCAAAAAATATGGCCTAAAGCCGCTGGGTACTGATGGCTATTATCAATCGTTTACGGCTAAAGTTCGGCGGGTAGTTGTGCCGGATAGCCTTCGAAAAGCAGCCAATGTGATCGGTTTTTTAGATAACGAAGCGCCTTATACGATTGTCGTTGGAGCCCATTATGACCATCTGGGATTAGGGCGACAGGGGAGTTCGCTGGATTCATTGCCACAAGGCAAAATTCATAACGGGGCCGACGACAACGCGTCGGGTGTGGCTGGCTTGCTAGAGCTGGCTCAGTATTTCGCAAAAAACGGCGTAAAAGAGTCCTACAACATTCTATTCATGGCCTTCGGAGCCGAAGAGTTGGGCTTGCAAGGTTCCCGCTATTTCCTGAATAACCCGACACTACCACTCGACAAGTTAAATTTCATGGTGTGTATGGACATGATTGGTCGCTATAATCCCGAACGAGGTATTGGAATTGGTGGTTACGGCACCAGCGATACCTGGCCAATCGTGTTCAAAGGCGCCGAAAGTTCCATCAAGTTCTTCACCGATCGGGCAGGCAACGGCGGGTCTGATAACGCGGCTTTTTATGCCAAACAAATTCCGGTCTTGTTTTTCCATACAGGCGGCCATCCCGACTATCACAGACCCTCCGACGACCCCGAAAAAATTGACGCAAACGCAGAAGAAGCGATTCTTAAATTGGAAATCAAGCTATTAGAAAAGGCTATGCAACAACCTAAAATGACTTTTACCGCAGTCAAGTAA
- a CDS encoding DUF433 domain-containing protein: protein MDPAICHGKPTIRGSRLLVTAILELLVSGMTWNEILADYPSLEIDDIQECLNYAI, encoded by the coding sequence ATTGACCCCGCCATCTGTCACGGGAAACCCACTATCCGCGGATCGAGATTACTCGTTACAGCTATTCTGGAGTTGCTGGTCAGTGGAATGACATGGAACGAAATTCTGGCAGATTATCCTAGCTTGGAGATCGATGACATTCAGGAGTGCCTGAACTATGCAATTTAG
- a CDS encoding alpha-amylase family glycosyl hydrolase, translating into MTAANSAQANTTLAPIQSSPVPVGQTGVHYEIFVRSFADSNGDGIGDLNGITNKLDYLSDLGVSAIWLMPINPSPSYHKYDVTDYYGIDQEYGTLDDFKRLISEAHQRGIAVIIDLVLHHTSIQHKWFQEASKGPDNPYWHYYKWLTPAEIKARKLATRDITADSGEKNPWHSVRGANYPEQYYGMFWSGMPDLNFDHQPVRDEFFNIARYWLNEVGIDGFRLDAARHLYREAEEPKNHEFWQEFGKVVEAAKPGAYTVGEVWTRPERIAPYFRGLKANFNFDLQLAIAEIVGKENDTEDLVEFLLYVHKAFGNVNPNFIDALLLSNHDQNRIGSLLKGNLDQLKVAASLLLTLPGLPYLYYGEELGMLGMKPDEYIREPFLWDVRARDTQRTRWRRGKYSTSQTVHPLAQQLSDPDSLVNHYKRLIHYRNSHPILTNNISKLLPSGIRQKGIVAFMRQDASGGPCVLLIHNLTKKPIEVVFSPGEEWCRCIVFETKPGGSFLNSRVTVPAYGCVVVE; encoded by the coding sequence ATGACCGCTGCAAACTCTGCTCAAGCCAATACAACTTTAGCGCCTATCCAGTCCAGCCCAGTTCCTGTCGGACAAACAGGTGTTCACTACGAGATTTTCGTCCGTTCGTTTGCCGACTCCAATGGCGATGGTATTGGTGACCTCAACGGTATTACCAATAAGCTCGATTATTTGAGCGACCTCGGGGTGTCAGCCATTTGGCTTATGCCCATCAATCCATCACCCAGCTACCATAAATACGATGTGACGGATTACTACGGCATCGATCAGGAATATGGCACGCTGGACGACTTCAAACGACTGATTTCCGAAGCGCATCAGCGAGGCATTGCCGTTATTATTGACTTAGTATTACACCATACCAGTATTCAGCATAAGTGGTTTCAGGAAGCCTCCAAAGGGCCGGATAATCCCTATTGGCATTACTACAAATGGCTAACGCCCGCTGAAATTAAGGCCCGAAAACTAGCTACTCGGGACATTACTGCCGATTCGGGCGAGAAAAATCCCTGGCATTCGGTTCGCGGGGCTAACTATCCTGAACAATATTATGGGATGTTCTGGAGCGGCATGCCCGATCTGAATTTTGATCACCAGCCCGTTCGGGACGAGTTTTTTAACATAGCCCGCTACTGGCTCAATGAGGTGGGAATAGATGGGTTTCGACTGGATGCCGCCCGCCATCTCTATCGTGAAGCCGAAGAACCTAAAAATCACGAGTTCTGGCAGGAGTTTGGAAAAGTCGTTGAAGCGGCCAAACCGGGAGCGTATACCGTTGGCGAAGTCTGGACACGCCCAGAACGGATTGCGCCCTATTTCAGAGGGTTGAAAGCCAACTTCAATTTTGACCTTCAATTGGCGATTGCCGAGATTGTAGGTAAGGAAAACGATACCGAAGATTTAGTGGAGTTTCTGCTATATGTTCATAAGGCATTCGGCAACGTAAATCCCAACTTTATTGATGCCTTGCTGCTATCCAATCATGATCAGAACCGCATTGGCAGTTTGCTAAAGGGCAACCTCGACCAATTGAAAGTAGCGGCTAGCCTCTTGCTTACGCTGCCGGGTTTACCTTACCTGTATTATGGTGAGGAACTTGGCATGCTTGGCATGAAACCCGACGAATACATCAGGGAACCGTTTCTGTGGGATGTTCGCGCTCGAGATACACAGCGTACTCGTTGGCGTCGGGGAAAATATAGCACCAGCCAAACGGTTCACCCACTGGCTCAGCAGCTAAGCGATCCTGATTCGCTGGTCAATCATTACAAACGCCTGATTCACTATCGAAACAGTCACCCAATTCTGACGAATAATATCAGTAAGCTTTTACCGTCCGGCATTCGGCAGAAAGGGATTGTTGCGTTTATGCGTCAGGATGCCAGTGGTGGCCCCTGCGTTCTGTTGATTCACAACCTGACCAAAAAGCCTATTGAGGTGGTCTTTTCTCCCGGTGAGGAATGGTGTCGTTGCATCGTATTTGAGACAAAACCGGGTGGCTCGTTCCTGAATAGCCGAGTTACCGTGCCCGCTTACGGATGTGTTGTGGTTGAGTGA
- a CDS encoding Maf family protein: MLTLRYPLVLASGSPRRKQLMTDAGFSFTIETRPTDEIFPETMPANEVAEYLARQKADQFMPDLGNRIILCADTVVILDDHIMNKPQDEADAQRMLRALSGQTHRVRTGVAILAPGTNGEPQLDSFTDETRVQFAPLTDSEIAYYIKECKPFDKAGSYGAQDFIGLVGIERLEGSFYTVMGLPTHRVYQALKLFS, from the coding sequence ATGCTCACATTACGCTATCCACTCGTGTTGGCTTCGGGATCGCCCCGACGCAAACAACTGATGACCGATGCCGGTTTTTCGTTCACCATCGAAACTCGGCCTACCGACGAAATCTTCCCCGAAACCATGCCCGCGAATGAGGTTGCCGAATATCTGGCTCGTCAGAAAGCGGATCAATTTATGCCGGATTTGGGCAATCGGATTATTCTTTGCGCCGATACGGTTGTGATTCTAGACGATCATATCATGAACAAGCCCCAGGATGAAGCCGATGCCCAGCGAATGCTTCGAGCTTTGTCTGGACAAACGCATCGCGTTCGAACGGGGGTTGCCATTCTTGCTCCCGGCACCAACGGCGAACCTCAATTAGATTCGTTCACGGACGAAACAAGGGTACAATTTGCCCCGCTTACCGACAGTGAAATTGCCTATTACATCAAGGAATGTAAGCCATTCGACAAAGCTGGATCGTATGGTGCACAGGACTTTATTGGCCTGGTGGGCATCGAACGACTGGAAGGTTCGTTTTATACCGTGATGGGTTTACCCACACACCGGGTTTATCAGGCCCTGAAACTATTTAGCTAG
- a CDS encoding efflux RND transporter permease subunit, whose translation MLRIFIERPVLSTVISALIVLLGILGMVKLPIAQYPDISPPTVQVSASYSGANADVVLKSVIVPLEEQINGVEGMTYMTSSATNDGAGSISIYFAVGTDPNQAAVDVQNRVSAATSLLPQEVTQAGVTVRKQQSSNLLIMSIYSDNAAYDQTFLQNYAAINVIPQLQRVNGVGAANVFGSAKTYSMRIWLKPDVMSIYGITPADVSTALSDQNVDAAPGKFGENDNQTFQYVIRYSGRLQSTQQFGDIIIKTTGNGQLLRLRDIARIELGSQTYTSFTSTNGKQSVGISVSQTPGSNARDVINNSKKVIEAAAKSFPAGVHFVYLVDINQFLDASISKVLHTLLECFALVFLVIFIFLQDFRSTIIHGVSVPVAITGTFFFLYLFGFSINLLTLFALVLAIGIVVDDAIVVVEAVHSKLESGYKSPRKAAIDAMSEISGAIISITLVMASVFLPVTFITGSAGVFYKQFGITLAVAIIISAVNALTLCPALAALFLKPPQHAEGEKPKGLLQRFGVAFNAGYDSLTAKYTRSVTFLSARKWLALIGIGLFGGLFYTLFKTTPSSFVPKEDMGSIFVNITLPPASSVERTTAMADQVDSIVHTIPEVQNSMRTLGQNFVAGNGSAYGLIIVRLKPWDERPGVSDDDVIKLMKQKTANIRDAELVFIQQPTITGFGTSGGFTFQLQDKGGHTTDEFYKVTQNFLATLNKRPEIQYATTSFNPNFPQYQLDVNVAKCKEAGITVGDVLNAMQVFYGSSYVSNFNEFGKQYRVIMQADTNYRSNPAGLNKIAVRTSAGTMAPITEFITLKRIYGPESVSRFNLFSSMSVNGSPNSNYSTGQALLAIQEVATQTLPAGYGFEYSGISREEQNVGSQTLYVFILCLAFVYLLLSAQYESYLLPFAVLFSLPVGLSGVYVFARLFGLDNNIYMQISLIMLIGLLAKNAILIVQFAVERRQTGMELLESAIEGAKARLRPILMTSFAFIFGLMPLMFASGAGAQGNRSIGTGAIGGMLFGTLLGVFFVPTLFVIFQGLQEKISGPPTQHDPDDEDDEPEKIDDKKAHSGKEAIKTVST comes from the coding sequence ATGCTTCGCATATTCATAGAACGTCCGGTATTAAGTACCGTCATTTCGGCCCTGATTGTCTTGTTGGGCATTCTGGGCATGGTCAAGTTGCCTATCGCTCAATACCCCGATATTTCGCCACCAACCGTACAGGTTTCTGCTAGCTATAGTGGTGCCAACGCCGATGTCGTGCTCAAAAGCGTGATTGTGCCGCTGGAAGAGCAGATTAACGGCGTAGAAGGCATGACCTACATGACCTCGTCGGCAACCAACGATGGGGCCGGTAGCATCAGCATTTATTTCGCCGTGGGTACCGACCCTAACCAGGCTGCAGTGGACGTACAGAACCGGGTTTCGGCAGCGACGAGCCTGTTGCCGCAGGAAGTTACGCAGGCTGGCGTAACGGTTCGGAAACAGCAAAGTAGCAACTTGCTGATTATGTCGATCTATAGCGATAATGCAGCTTACGATCAGACATTTTTGCAAAACTATGCCGCCATCAACGTTATTCCCCAACTCCAGCGGGTGAATGGCGTGGGGGCCGCCAACGTGTTCGGATCAGCCAAAACGTACTCCATGCGAATCTGGCTCAAGCCCGACGTCATGTCCATTTACGGGATTACTCCTGCCGATGTATCAACGGCTCTATCAGACCAAAATGTGGATGCGGCACCCGGTAAATTCGGCGAAAATGACAACCAGACTTTCCAATACGTTATCCGGTACAGTGGCCGATTGCAGTCTACACAACAGTTTGGGGATATTATCATCAAAACAACCGGCAATGGGCAGTTGCTGCGACTTCGGGATATTGCCCGGATTGAGCTGGGCTCGCAGACGTATACCAGCTTTACAAGCACCAATGGCAAGCAGTCGGTGGGTATTTCGGTGAGCCAGACGCCCGGTTCCAATGCGCGGGATGTGATCAACAACTCCAAGAAGGTCATTGAGGCTGCCGCCAAATCTTTCCCGGCAGGGGTTCATTTTGTCTATTTGGTCGATATCAACCAGTTTCTGGATGCATCGATCAGCAAAGTGTTACACACGCTGCTGGAATGTTTCGCGCTGGTGTTCCTCGTGATCTTCATTTTCCTGCAGGATTTTCGCTCGACCATCATTCACGGCGTTTCGGTGCCAGTGGCCATTACGGGTACGTTTTTCTTCCTGTATCTGTTTGGTTTCAGTATTAATCTGCTCACGCTGTTTGCGTTGGTGCTGGCCATTGGTATTGTGGTGGATGATGCCATTGTGGTGGTCGAGGCCGTTCACTCGAAGCTGGAAAGCGGCTATAAATCACCCCGTAAAGCGGCCATTGACGCCATGAGTGAAATCTCGGGCGCTATCATTTCGATTACGCTCGTGATGGCGTCGGTGTTTCTGCCCGTAACATTTATCACAGGTTCTGCGGGGGTGTTTTACAAGCAGTTTGGTATTACGCTGGCCGTCGCCATTATTATTTCGGCGGTCAATGCCTTAACGCTTTGCCCGGCGCTGGCGGCTCTCTTCCTGAAACCACCGCAACATGCCGAAGGCGAAAAACCTAAAGGGTTATTACAACGCTTTGGGGTTGCCTTTAATGCGGGTTATGATTCCCTAACGGCCAAATACACCAGGTCGGTCACATTTCTGTCGGCCCGGAAATGGTTGGCACTTATCGGTATTGGGTTGTTTGGCGGACTGTTTTACACGCTGTTCAAAACCACGCCTTCCAGCTTCGTGCCGAAAGAAGACATGGGCAGTATTTTCGTCAATATCACGCTTCCCCCAGCTTCGTCAGTCGAACGAACTACGGCTATGGCCGATCAGGTCGATTCCATCGTGCATACGATCCCCGAAGTGCAAAACAGTATGCGTACGCTGGGGCAGAATTTCGTGGCGGGTAACGGGAGCGCCTATGGGCTGATTATCGTCCGATTAAAACCCTGGGATGAGCGTCCCGGCGTTAGCGACGACGACGTCATCAAGCTGATGAAACAGAAAACAGCCAACATTCGGGATGCTGAGCTTGTCTTTATCCAACAGCCAACCATTACGGGATTTGGAACGAGTGGCGGCTTTACCTTTCAGCTACAGGACAAGGGCGGCCATACTACCGATGAGTTCTATAAGGTGACGCAGAATTTCCTGGCCACGCTGAACAAACGACCTGAAATTCAGTATGCTACCACCTCATTCAATCCCAACTTTCCACAGTATCAGCTGGATGTAAATGTGGCTAAATGTAAAGAAGCGGGCATTACGGTGGGCGATGTGCTCAATGCGATGCAGGTCTTCTACGGCAGTTCGTACGTATCGAACTTCAATGAGTTTGGCAAGCAATACCGCGTTATCATGCAGGCTGATACAAACTACCGGTCAAACCCCGCCGGACTAAACAAAATAGCCGTGCGAACGTCGGCGGGTACAATGGCTCCGATCACTGAGTTTATTACCCTGAAACGAATCTACGGCCCAGAAAGCGTTTCTCGTTTCAACCTGTTCTCGTCGATGTCGGTCAACGGGTCTCCTAATTCGAACTACAGCACGGGGCAGGCTTTACTGGCGATTCAAGAAGTGGCAACCCAAACGCTCCCGGCGGGTTATGGTTTCGAGTATTCGGGCATTAGTCGGGAAGAACAGAACGTGGGTTCGCAAACGCTGTATGTTTTTATTCTGTGTCTGGCCTTCGTCTATCTGCTGTTAAGCGCACAATACGAAAGCTATTTACTGCCGTTTGCGGTCTTATTCTCCTTACCAGTTGGCTTATCAGGCGTGTATGTTTTTGCCCGGCTTTTCGGGTTAGACAACAACATCTACATGCAAATCTCGCTCATCATGCTGATTGGTTTGCTGGCTAAGAATGCCATCCTGATTGTACAATTCGCCGTTGAGCGAAGGCAGACCGGAATGGAACTGCTGGAGTCGGCGATAGAAGGCGCCAAAGCTCGTTTACGACCAATTCTGATGACCTCATTTGCCTTCATTTTCGGTTTAATGCCGTTGATGTTTGCCAGCGGTGCCGGTGCTCAGGGAAACCGTTCGATTGGGACGGGTGCCATTGGTGGGATGCTCTTCGGTACGTTACTCGGGGTATTTTTTGTACCAACGCTATTTGTCATTTTTCAGGGTTTACAGGAAAAAATAAGCGGGCCACCCACCCAACACGACCCTGATGATGAGGACGATGAGCCCGAGAAAATTGATGATAAAAAAGCTCATTCAGGGAAAGAAGCTATCAAGACGGTTAGCACTTAG
- a CDS encoding efflux RND transporter periplasmic adaptor subunit translates to MTLAPRKEVLYVDFPAIIQGEQNVEIRPKVDGFVEAIYVDEGATVKKGQRLFRINAPQYAQDVLTAQAGVRTAQADVSSALLAVNKVRPLVEKDIISPYELETAQYTLASKKAALAQAQAALANAQTNLGYTNLVSPVSGVVGSIPYKIGSLVTSTTTNPLTTISGISEVYAYFALNEKQLLDFTRDVSGNTLQEKLAKLPDVILLLADGSTYNYKGRIKTAIGQIDTQTGSSNFRATFPNPQALLRSGNSGTVRVPRTIDSALVVPQSATSELQDKRFLFVVGKNNIAKTTAVTVTPTPDGQYFVVQSGLKAGDKVVLDGGTGLKDGASIKPKPASPASVYKTTAPNTTTAATDTNTDL, encoded by the coding sequence TTGACGCTCGCTCCTCGTAAGGAGGTTCTCTACGTCGATTTTCCCGCCATCATTCAGGGAGAACAGAATGTTGAAATTCGTCCCAAAGTGGATGGGTTTGTCGAGGCTATTTATGTGGATGAAGGCGCAACGGTCAAAAAAGGGCAACGGCTCTTCCGCATTAATGCCCCTCAGTATGCCCAGGACGTACTGACTGCTCAGGCGGGTGTCCGAACAGCGCAGGCCGATGTCAGTTCGGCTTTGTTGGCCGTTAATAAAGTCCGTCCTCTGGTTGAGAAAGACATTATCAGTCCCTATGAGCTGGAAACAGCTCAATATACACTAGCCTCCAAAAAGGCTGCTCTAGCTCAGGCGCAGGCTGCTCTGGCCAATGCCCAAACCAACTTGGGCTACACGAATCTGGTTAGCCCCGTTAGTGGCGTCGTTGGGTCGATACCGTACAAGATCGGAAGTCTGGTGACCAGCACGACAACTAATCCGCTAACGACGATTTCGGGCATCAGCGAAGTATACGCTTATTTTGCCCTGAACGAAAAACAGTTACTCGATTTCACCCGTGATGTGAGCGGCAACACGCTTCAGGAAAAGCTGGCTAAGTTGCCCGACGTTATACTTCTATTAGCCGACGGATCGACGTATAATTACAAAGGTCGAATCAAAACGGCTATTGGTCAGATTGATACCCAAACGGGCTCCAGTAATTTCCGCGCTACATTCCCTAATCCGCAAGCACTCCTGCGCAGTGGCAACAGCGGTACCGTTCGTGTTCCTCGCACCATCGACTCGGCGCTGGTAGTTCCCCAAAGTGCCACCTCCGAGCTTCAGGACAAACGATTCCTCTTTGTCGTCGGGAAAAATAACATCGCCAAAACTACTGCCGTAACCGTGACACCCACACCCGACGGGCAATACTTCGTTGTTCAGAGCGGGCTAAAAGCGGGCGATAAAGTTGTGCTCGACGGAGGAACGGGTCTGAAAGACGGCGCATCGATTAAGCCGAAGCCTGCTTCGCCAGCCAGCGTCTATAAAACGACAGCCCCCAATACAACAACCGCTGCGACCGACACAAACACGGACTTGTAA
- a CDS encoding efflux transporter outer membrane subunit, producing the protein MNTKNINLGITLLLGTILASCSVTKPYERPGLTTDKLYWGQQTTDSTTLASLPWRQMFPDTILQGLIERGLANNLDLKIAIARMQAAEANVLQSKLAFFPTLSTNAGFTLSKSSSAQLRALNIRNADAGSSTVSTTSIPTIKQYSLTASTSWEADVWGKLRSTKRAYVAAYLQSEAYRRAVQTQLIANIANGYYALQAYDRQLKITLETVDNRKTDVETMKELKKGAVVTGADVVQSEANRYAAEVTLPDIRQNIRQTENTLSLLLAMPSDSIPRMQLDTASTPSLQTGLPAQLLSNRPDVQEAEYSFRNTFELTNVARTYFYPALTITGTGGFATANTLTGFFAGTFYGSLISGLTQPIFNQGINRQRLNRAQAAQAEAYYTYQSTLLTAGQEVSNALYSYQMAVDKANTRKQQLAALQKAVSYTKELLKYTANTNYTDVLTAEQNLLSTQLNGVNDRLQQLQSVVTLYRALGGGWR; encoded by the coding sequence ATGAATACGAAAAATATAAATCTGGGAATAACACTGCTACTGGGGACCATTCTGGCTTCCTGTAGCGTGACCAAACCCTATGAAAGACCGGGCCTGACAACCGATAAGCTCTATTGGGGTCAACAGACGACCGATTCGACCACGTTGGCGAGCTTGCCCTGGCGGCAGATGTTTCCGGACACCATTCTGCAAGGGTTAATTGAACGGGGGCTGGCCAATAACCTGGATCTCAAAATTGCGATCGCCCGTATGCAGGCGGCCGAAGCCAATGTGTTGCAAAGCAAGCTGGCGTTTTTTCCAACGCTTAGTACCAATGCGGGTTTTACGCTCTCCAAATCATCATCGGCGCAATTGCGGGCGTTGAATATCAGGAATGCCGATGCCGGATCAAGTACGGTAAGCACCACGTCTATTCCGACAATTAAGCAGTACTCGCTGACCGCCAGTACGAGTTGGGAGGCCGATGTATGGGGGAAACTGCGGAGTACAAAACGGGCTTATGTAGCCGCTTATCTGCAAAGTGAAGCCTATCGACGCGCTGTACAAACACAATTGATTGCCAACATCGCTAACGGCTATTATGCGTTGCAGGCCTATGACAGGCAGCTAAAAATCACGCTGGAAACGGTCGACAACCGAAAGACGGACGTTGAAACGATGAAAGAGCTGAAAAAAGGCGCAGTAGTCACAGGAGCCGATGTTGTGCAGAGTGAAGCCAACCGATATGCGGCCGAAGTGACGCTACCGGATATCCGCCAGAATATTCGACAAACCGAAAATACATTAAGTCTATTGTTAGCCATGCCATCCGACAGTATCCCACGAATGCAGTTGGATACGGCATCAACACCATCCCTGCAAACGGGACTTCCAGCTCAATTGCTAAGTAACCGCCCTGATGTGCAGGAAGCGGAATATAGTTTCCGCAATACCTTCGAATTGACCAATGTAGCCCGAACCTACTTCTACCCAGCCCTCACGATTACCGGTACGGGTGGTTTTGCAACAGCGAATACATTGACTGGCTTCTTTGCCGGAACCTTCTATGGAAGTCTGATTAGCGGCCTGACTCAACCTATTTTCAATCAGGGCATTAACCGACAGCGGCTTAACCGCGCTCAGGCTGCACAAGCTGAAGCTTACTACACCTATCAGTCAACGTTGCTAACGGCTGGTCAGGAGGTGTCGAATGCGTTGTATTCCTACCAGATGGCGGTTGATAAAGCCAATACGCGTAAACAGCAACTTGCCGCTTTACAAAAGGCTGTTTCTTACACAAAAGAACTGCTCAAATACACGGCCAATACAAACTACACCGACGTATTGACTGCTGAGCAAAACCTGCTGTCGACTCAACTAAATGGCGTTAACGACCGATTGCAGCAACTTCAGTCAGTTGTAACGCTCTATCGGGCTTTGGGTGGCGGCTGGCGCTAA